The following coding sequences lie in one Cydia strobilella chromosome 20, ilCydStro3.1, whole genome shotgun sequence genomic window:
- the LOC134750788 gene encoding uncharacterized protein LOC134750788, producing MFLIILSVSLVFVNAAPNPEEKENDKPTLETAARIIGKDCAKGILSPTCLKIGVISLLEKVNNKDEVALLPGLTLVKDTNENKAEAVAKELAKSLPSNPDERLDKFLLYRLGTFLDTHSVKLRLLDEDTAEEAKSILGEARGRKPFGMGKKGGMGGLMAMAMMMKGKGVFLLQRQNRLKRRHMIQIY from the exons atgttTCTAATTATACTGTCAGTGTCCTTAGTTTTTGTGAATGCTGCTCCAAATCCAGAGGAAAAAGAAAATGATAAACCTACGCTTGAAACCGCAGCGCGTATAATAGGCAAAGATTGTGCTAAAGGAATATTAAGTCCGACTTGTTTGAAAATTGGAGTGATATCGCTtttagaaaaagtgaacaataAAGATGAAGTTGCACTACTGCCAGGATTAACTCTAGTTAAGGatacaaatgaaaataaagCTGAAGCAGTTGCCAAGGAACTGGCGAAGTCTTTACCATCAAACCCTGATGAAAGGTTGGATAAGTTCCTTCTGTATCGCTTGGGAACTTTTCTGGACACTCATTCGGTGAAGCTGCGGCTGCTTGATGAGGACACTGCCGAGGAAGCGAAGTCGATCCTTGGGGAAGCAAGAGGAAGAAAACCGTTCGGGATGGGCAAGAAAGGAGGCATGGGAGGACTGATGGCTATGGCTATGATGATGAAAGGTAAGGGCGTATTTTTACTACAACGTCAAAAC cggcttAAGCGCAGGCATATGATACAGATTTACTAA
- the LOC134750629 gene encoding uncharacterized protein LOC134750629 has translation MYRLVCLVLVCTAVALPTDRDMSNSVEPTMETAARAMGKNCSSGIFSVTCLKIEAISVLEKLSSKEELQLLPGITVVKENNENGSNAKEFAAELARAMPTKPDERLDKYLLYTLGNYLDTHSVKLRLLDDSASEEARAMIGEARRKGALGGKKGGMGGLMAMAMLMKGTLMSIGLGGLAMLAGKALMTAMMSLLLSAIIGIKSLSSGGKSTTYEIVSKPVYSHSHSHSTAHEDVGGGYGHSGYGRNLNVRKR, from the exons ATGTATCGGCTTGTGTGTTTAGTTCTTGTGTGTACAGCAGTAGCGCTCCCTACTGATCGGGATATGAGTAACAGTGTAGAACCTACGATGGAAACAGCCGCTCGGGCAATGGGAAAGAATTGCTCCAGCGGGATCTTCAGTGTTACTTGCTTGAAAATAGAAGCTATATCAGTGCTTGAAAAGCTGAGTTCTAAAGAAGAATTACAACTGCTACCAGGAATAACTGTCGTTAAAGAAAATAACGAAAATGGAAGCAACGCTAAAGAATTTGCTGCTGAATTGGCGAGAGCTATGCCAACTAAACCTGATGAGCGTTTAGACAAATACCTTCTTTACACATTAGGGAATTATTTAGATACACATTCAGTGAAGCTAAGGTTGTTAGATGATAGTGCCAGTGAGGAAGCGAGGGCTATGATTGGGGAGGCGAGGAGGAAAGGGGCGCTCGGGGGAAAAAAAGGAGGAATGGGCGGACTCATGGCTATGGCGATGTTAATGAAAG GTACCCTCATGTCCATCGGCCTCGGCGGTCTCGCGATGCTCGCCGGTAAAGCTTTGATGACGGCCATGATGTCTCTTCTCCTCTCCGCCATCATCGGCATCAAGTCCCTCTCCTCAGGAGGAAAATCCACCACCTACGAGATTGTCTCCAAGCCAGTATACAGTCACTCTCACAGTCATTCCACGGCGCATGAGGACGTCGGCGGCGGATATGGACATTCGGGTTATGGAAGGAATTTGAATGTTAGAAAACGTTAA
- the LOC134750789 gene encoding uncharacterized protein LOC134750789, with product MFVKSVLVTVVVYVHLSKAVIDGSESNTISEPPKNISERAGRFLHKDCNSSLSAKCLKIHVLSFIEDLSSRDELPLLPGLSIVKENRTINSSTPEELAAELSRQFPGKPDEKLNRFLLHRLQDYLDGHSLKYRLLDPKTSEEAMSKGDPASIGRKSGGGGGLGGGGKGGGGGLLAAAMMMKGALAAAALGALALLAGKALMAALMSLLLSALVGLKGHGGGGKTTYEIHAKPEVSHHHSHSHEEHHEHEHGHHGGYRRAYEPDAYSSYMPYGTSSTSS from the exons ATGTTCGTGAAAAGTGTACTTGTGACTGTTGTAGTGTACGTGCATCTATCAAAGGCTGTTATAGACGGATCCGAATCGAATACGATATCCGAACCGCCGAAGAATATCTCGGAAAGAGCGGGAAGATTTTTGCATAAAGACTGTAATAGCAGTCTAAGTGctaaatgtttaaaaattcatgTGCTATCCTTTATAGAGGATCTTAGCTCTCGCGATGAGCTTCCTCTTCTACCAGGGTTAAGCATTGTGAAGGAGAATAGAACTATAAACTCATCGACTCCTGAGGAATTAGCAGCGGAATTATCCAGGCAGTTCCCTGGGAAGCCTGATGAGAAACTAAACAGGTTCTTGCTTCATCGACTCCAAGACTATTTGGATGGGCATTCATTGAAGTATAGGCTGTTGGATCCAAAGACTTCTGAAGAAGCTATGTCTAAAGGGGATCCGGCTTCTATTGGGAGGAAaagcggcggcggtggcggtctcggcggcggcggcaaagGCGGCGGCGGTGGCTTGCTGGCGGCCGCTATGATGATGAAAG GAGCATTAGCAGCAGCAGCCCTTGGTGCCCTAGCCTTGCTAGCAGGCAAAGCTCTCATGGCTGCCCTAATGTCCCTCCTCCTGTCCGCCCTAGTAGGCCTTAAGGGACACGGCGGAGGAGGCAAGACTACCTACGAGATCCACGCGAAACCAGAGGTCTCCCATCACCACTCGCACAGTCACGAGGAACATCACGAACATGAACATGGACATCACGGCGGGTACAGGAGGGCATATGAACCGGATGCCTATAGCAGCTATATGCCATATGGGACTTCGAGTACTAGCTCATAA